One Platichthys flesus chromosome 14, fPlaFle2.1, whole genome shotgun sequence genomic region harbors:
- the ccr9a gene encoding C-C chemokine receptor type 9a, producing MIHMNLTHDLMDDFMNITRFTTNEPSSFTTDGDYEYEDLMCDRAPVRSFRRLLEPPLFWMITLVGGAGNLAVVWMYLNLRQRLKTMSDVYLLNLAVADLLFLVTLPLWAAEASHGWNFGRALCKVNSALYKVNLFSSMLLLTCISVDRYVVIVQTTKAHNSQLERRRHSRLVCVGVWLLALLLATPELVFANTVNVDSQPYCRMVYPPSLGNRTKILVLSILVSMGFFLPFIIMAFCYSVIVAKLINTRNFQKHKAMRVILVVVVVFIMSQLPYNGVLVMMATQASNMTMTDCEVVKRFDIVGHVLKSLAYLHACLNPFLYAFVGVRFRRDVLQLLRLGSSRCLRLVNKPPLREASRSPLSSTRASVMSDSDTSQVLSL from the exons ATGATCCACATGAATCTGACGCATGACCTCATGGATGACTTCATGAACATCACAAGATTCACCACAAAC GAACCATCCTCGTTCACCACTGATGGCGACTACGAGTACGAGGACCTGATGTGTGACCGCGCCCCGGTGCGGAGCTTCAGGCGCCTGTTGGAGCCGCCGCTCTTCTGGATGATCACCCTGGTGGGCGGAGCCGGGAACCTGGCTGTGGTGTGGATGTACCTGAACCTCCGGCAGCGACTGAAAACCATGTCAGATGTGTACCTGCTGAACCTGGCCGTGGCCGACCTGCTGTTCCTGGTCACGCTGCCGCTGTGGGCGGCCGAGGCATCACACGGCTGGAATTTTGGCCGTGCCCTCTGCAAGGTGAACTCCGCCCTCTACAAGGTCAACCTGTTCAGCAGCATGCTGCTGCTAACATGCATCAGTGTTGACCGCTACGTGGTCATCGTACAGACCACCAAGGCACACAACTCACAGCTGGAGCGCCGGCGCCACAGTCggctggtgtgtgtgggggtgtggcTTCTGGCCCTGCTGCTGGCCACTCCTGAGCTTGTGTTTGCCAACACGGTTAACGTGGACTCTCAGCCGTACTGCAGAATGGTGTACCCCCCTTCTCTGGGCAACCGCACTAAGATCCTGGTGCTGTCCATACTGGTGAGCATGGGGTTCTTCTTACCCTTCATCATCATGGCGTTCTGCTACAGCGTCATTGTCGCCAAGCTGATCAATACCCGAAACTTCCAAAAGCACAAGGCCATGCGCGTCATACTGGTTGTGGTGGTAGTGTTCATCATGTCCCAGCTGCCCTACAATGGCGTACTGGTCATGATGGCGACGCAGGCCTCCAACATGACCATGACGGACTGCGAGGTCGTGAAGCGTTTCGACATTGTGGGACATGTGCTGAAGAGTCTGGCCTACCTGCACGCCTGCCTCAATCCCTTCCTCTATGCGTTTGTGGGCGTTCGATTCCGCCGCGacgtcctgcagctcctgcgCCTCGGGAGCAGCCGCTGCCTGCGACTGGTCAACAAGCCTCCACTGAGGGAGGCCAGCAGGAGTCCGCTGAGCTCCACTCGAGCCTCGGTGATGTCAGACAGCGACACCTCGCAGGTGCTGTCACTGTGA
- the si:dkey-154p10.3 gene encoding zinc finger protein 513: MSSVKQRFRDISPVPLQVVGGAVISSLYCGEVEGLSGEAGGLVESFLVELYRCKLCQFTCGLKPAINSHLLQRHRPPVLAYLGEADEGDGVEGGDEAGLRQGASPYQLDLNGHSKQSNEDEDFLLYNMLDNMSPPTCDISTEGGLQVAHTCEVSTLFEEEEGEEKEGAESIFHLQGGSVDLSCHINPPATKEEMAQSAHLMTLGLCRISAAKHPPPPSPTQHLPPPERPPCASRDDRKQCKTNGEQMRTVLPCLLCPLMLSSKRLLDVHMQSHRASGGFSCVHCSWTANSWNDLEPHWRSHHRKVPRAEEEEEEEEESEEAAGSVCLRTFRNLASQNAHRHNNCSGRWKSRVIGQAVGKEAELTDRQTAGSQSESSLSVMVPGPTGRRHTGSLQSATTSKKKKTRRKKKKEEEKVEAKETGFCCSLCHRKFSSRLTLRRHLGVHGGERPFSCPHCSYSSRLRASLLQHLRTHTGEKPYRCGVCPYASIDRSSLIRHSRTHSQEKPHRCTHCDYSSIQKKSLDLHARRHHTGEAFPCRQCVYSSPDRQLLLRHVRRHHPPPPPPRSTPLCELTGGSTLLMDS, encoded by the exons atgtcatcagtgaaGCAGAGGTTCCGTGACATCAGCCCTGTGCCTCTGCAGGTAGTGGGTGGGGCTGTGATCTCCAGTCTGTACTGTGGGGAGGTGGAGGGTCTGtcgggggaggcgggggggctgGTGGAGTCCTTCCTGGTGGAGCTGTATCGGTGTAAACTCTGTCAGTTCACCTGCGGCCTCAAGCCTGCCATCAACAGCCACCTGCTGCAGAGGCACCGCCCCCCCGTCCTCGCCTATCTGGGGGAGGCTGATGAAGGGGATGGGGTTGAGGGTGGAGATGAGGCGGGGCTCCGGCAGGGGGCATCGCCCTATCAGCTGGACCTGAACGGACACTCGAAGCAGAGCAACGAGGACGAGGACTTCCTGCTCTACAACATGCTGGACAACATGAGCCCACCCACCTGTGACATCAGCACGGAGGGAGGGCTGCAGGTCGCACACACCTGTGAG GTCAGTACGctgtttgaggaggaagagggggaggagaaggagggggcgGAGTCCATCTTCCATCTGCAGGGGGGCTCAGTGGATCTGTCTTGTCACATCAATCCCCCCGCCACTAAGGAGGAGATGGCTCAGTCTGCTCACCTCATGACTCTCGGACTTTGTCGTATCTCAGCCGCCAAacatcctccccctccttccccaACCCAACACCTACCTCCCCCAGAGCGCCCCCCCTGTGCGTCCCGGGACGACAGGAAGCAGTGCAAGACAAACGGTGAACAGATGAGGACTGTGCTGCcatgtctcctgtgtcctctgatGCTTTCGTCCAAGCGGCTCCTGGACGTTCACATGCAGTCTCACCGAGCATCAGGCGGCTTCAGCTGCGTCCACTGCAGTTGGACGGCCAACAGCTGGAATGACCTAGAACCCCATTGGAGGAGCCACCACAGGAAAGTACcgagggcggaggaggaggaggaggaggaagaggagtcggAGGAGGCGGCGGgttctgtctgtctgaggaCGTTCAGGAATCTTGCATCACAAAACGCTCATCGCCACAATAACTGTTCAG GCAGATGGAAGAGCCGAGTGATAGGACAAGCAGTAGGCAAGGAGGCGGAGCTTACTGACAG acagacagctggcagccaatcagaaagcAGCCTGAGTGTGATGGTTCCTGGTCCGACTGGCAGGCGACATACTGGCTCACTGCAGAGCGCCACCAccagcaagaagaagaagaccaggagaaagaaaaagaaagaagaagaaaaagtggAGGCTAAGGAGACGGGgttctgctgctcactgtgtcACAG GAAGTTCTCCTCTCGACTGACGCTGAGGCGTCACCTGGGCGTCCACGGAGGAGAGAGACCCTTCAGCTGTCCACACTGTTCATACAGCAGCCGCCTGAGGGCCTCGCTGCTGCAgcacctgaggacacacacag GTGAGAAGCCGTACAGGTGTGGTGTGTGTCCGTACGCCTCCATCGACCGCAGCTCGCTGATCAGACACAGTCGAACACACAGTCAAGAGAAACCACACAGATGTACACACTGTGACTAcagcag cATCCAGAAGAAGAGTTTGGACCTCCATGCTCGCCGTCACCACACAGGCGAGGCGTTTCCATGTCGACAGTGTGTGTACTCGAGCCCGGACCGTCAGTTGCTGCTCAGACATGTTCGCAggcaccaccccccccccccccccccccgcagcacGCCGCTCTGTGAACTCACCGGTGGCTCAACGCTCTTAATGGACTCTTAG